Proteins from a single region of Nocardioides anomalus:
- a CDS encoding bifunctional diguanylate cyclase/phosphodiesterase gives MGRLSRPAVVVAPLALAGGGYAALPAGPARDGVFAALGLVCVVVAAIGLRRHRPRRVTGWVLVLAGFAGWVVGDALFSLQGAWGIDAYPAPADGAYLAAYVLMTVGLAVMVRRGRGPAELAALLDAAVVATGVAVVAGVFVLAPIATDSSLGVLAKLTSAFYPVADVLLLGILVRCWALPGSRPLALRMLMSALGLVLVGDLYYTGTTLATGSVETQLGNDLVWYAGYVVLAASTWDRSLRELSDPAPRAEEGVDPARRLLVLTGGLLLPPASLLADGLDGHLSAWPVVVAGSAVLSVLVLVRVAGLLRVVRLQSEQLSALARSDALTGVPNRRTWDFELARACRSASESGRPLSVALLDLDHFKDYNDAHGHPAGDRLLKEATAAWGQHLRTGEVLARVGGEEFGVLFPDHDGEAARLRLLEMLVDTPAGQTFSAGVATWHQDTDSAVTVAAADEALYSAKRGGRNQVRVAPYVPADLLLPQPRIALQPIVDLATGTTVGMEALSRFAGTGPMEVFEQARTLGRLAELEAAAIGSARMVAVPRMLLSVNVDIASLTAPEVRAALAGDLEYVVVEVTEHTHSPADPGRVAEIQDVLADYRERGALVAVDDWGTGYSDMARLDLIEPEIVKVDMSVVQGLDSARSRALLGTVLAWATRRGAKVCAEGIETQEQLQILGDLGVHLGQGFLLGVPELAGAHRRTQAPEPAAQ, from the coding sequence GTGGGCCGCCTGAGCCGACCGGCTGTCGTCGTGGCGCCGCTGGCCCTGGCCGGCGGCGGGTACGCCGCCCTGCCCGCGGGACCGGCCCGCGACGGGGTCTTCGCCGCTCTCGGCCTGGTCTGCGTGGTCGTCGCGGCCATCGGTCTGCGGCGCCACCGGCCCCGGCGGGTGACCGGGTGGGTCCTGGTCCTGGCCGGGTTCGCCGGCTGGGTGGTCGGCGACGCGCTGTTCTCGCTCCAGGGCGCCTGGGGCATCGACGCCTACCCGGCGCCGGCCGACGGCGCCTACCTCGCGGCGTACGTGCTGATGACGGTGGGACTGGCGGTCATGGTGCGCCGCGGGCGCGGCCCGGCCGAGCTCGCCGCGCTGCTGGACGCGGCGGTGGTGGCCACGGGTGTCGCGGTCGTGGCCGGCGTCTTCGTGCTCGCCCCGATCGCCACCGACAGCAGCCTCGGCGTGCTGGCCAAGCTGACCAGCGCCTTCTACCCCGTGGCCGACGTGCTGCTGCTGGGCATCCTGGTGCGCTGCTGGGCGCTGCCCGGCTCGCGTCCGCTCGCGCTGCGGATGCTCATGAGCGCGCTCGGGCTGGTGCTCGTCGGCGACCTCTACTACACCGGCACCACCCTGGCCACCGGCAGCGTGGAGACCCAGCTCGGCAACGACCTGGTCTGGTACGCCGGCTACGTGGTGCTCGCGGCCTCGACCTGGGACCGCTCGCTGCGTGAGCTGTCCGACCCGGCGCCGAGGGCCGAGGAGGGCGTCGACCCGGCGCGTCGGCTGCTCGTGCTCACCGGCGGGCTGCTGCTCCCGCCCGCCAGCCTGCTCGCCGACGGTCTCGACGGGCACCTGTCGGCCTGGCCGGTCGTCGTCGCGGGCTCGGCCGTGCTCTCGGTCCTGGTCCTGGTCCGGGTGGCCGGGCTGCTCCGGGTGGTCCGTCTCCAGTCCGAGCAGCTCTCCGCCCTCGCGCGCTCCGACGCGCTCACCGGCGTGCCCAACCGGCGCACGTGGGACTTCGAGCTGGCCCGCGCCTGCCGCAGCGCCAGCGAGAGCGGCCGGCCGCTGAGCGTCGCGCTGCTCGACCTGGACCACTTCAAGGACTACAACGACGCCCACGGCCACCCCGCCGGCGACCGGTTGCTCAAGGAGGCCACCGCCGCCTGGGGCCAGCACCTGCGCACCGGCGAGGTGCTCGCGCGGGTGGGCGGCGAGGAGTTCGGGGTGCTGTTCCCCGACCACGACGGCGAGGCGGCCCGCCTGCGGCTGCTGGAGATGCTGGTCGACACCCCGGCCGGTCAGACCTTCTCCGCCGGGGTGGCGACCTGGCACCAGGACACCGACTCCGCGGTCACCGTCGCCGCCGCCGACGAGGCGCTCTACAGCGCCAAGCGCGGCGGTCGCAACCAGGTCCGCGTCGCGCCGTACGTCCCCGCCGACCTGCTGCTCCCCCAGCCGCGCATCGCCCTGCAGCCGATCGTCGACCTGGCCACCGGCACCACCGTCGGCATGGAGGCGCTCAGCCGCTTCGCCGGCACCGGCCCGATGGAGGTCTTCGAGCAGGCGCGCACCCTCGGCCGGCTCGCCGAGCTCGAGGCGGCCGCCATCGGCAGCGCCCGCATGGTCGCGGTGCCGCGGATGCTGCTCTCGGTCAACGTCGACATCGCCTCGCTGACCGCGCCCGAGGTGCGCGCCGCGCTGGCCGGCGACCTCGAGTACGTCGTCGTGGAGGTCACCGAGCACACCCACAGCCCCGCGGACCCCGGCCGGGTGGCCGAGATCCAGGACGTGCTCGCCGACTACCGCGAGCGCGGCGCGCTGGTCGCCGTGGACGACTGGGGCACCGGCTACTCCGACATGGCCCGCCTCGACCTCATCGAGCCGGAGATCGTGAAGGTCGACATGTCGGTGGTGCAGGGGCTGGACTCCGCGCGCAGCCGGGCCCTGCTCGGCACGGTCCTGGCCTGGGCCACCCGCCGCGGCGCCAAGGTCTGTGCCGAGGGGATCGAGACCCAGGAGCAGCTCCAGATCCTCGGCGACCTCGGCGTGCACCTCGGCCAGGGCTTCCTCCTCGGCGTCCCCGAGCTCGCCGGCGCGCACCGCCGGACCCAGGCCCCGGAGCCCGCGGCTCAGTAG
- a CDS encoding sulfite oxidase-like oxidoreductase, which translates to MAVTRGFLGKRRGQEHRLPPGQYDVGGGWPVLTAEATPRLDPQRWTMTVDGLVSSPTTWTWDQLHELPPSSYVGDIHCVTTWSKFDVTFRGVSVDLLLEAAGPQPEAAYVMAHSTTGYTTNLPLADVTDGKAWVVWEYGGKPLPREHGGPVRLLVPHLYFWKSAKWVTRLELMAHDRRGFWEQNGYHDRGDPWAEQRYQGD; encoded by the coding sequence GTGGCGGTCACACGAGGGTTCCTGGGCAAGCGGCGCGGGCAGGAGCACCGCCTGCCGCCGGGGCAGTACGACGTCGGCGGCGGCTGGCCCGTCCTGACCGCCGAGGCCACCCCGCGCCTGGATCCGCAGCGCTGGACCATGACCGTCGACGGCCTGGTCTCCTCCCCCACCACCTGGACCTGGGACCAGCTCCACGAGCTGCCCCCGTCCTCCTACGTCGGGGACATCCACTGCGTGACGACCTGGTCGAAGTTCGACGTCACCTTCCGCGGCGTCAGCGTCGACCTGCTCCTCGAGGCCGCCGGACCGCAGCCCGAGGCGGCGTACGTCATGGCGCACTCGACCACCGGCTACACCACCAACCTGCCGCTCGCCGACGTCACCGACGGCAAGGCCTGGGTCGTCTGGGAGTACGGCGGCAAGCCGCTGCCCCGCGAGCACGGCGGCCCGGTCCGGCTGCTGGTGCCGCACCTGTACTTCTGGAAGTCCGCCAAGTGGGTCACCCGCCTCGAGCTGATGGCGCACGACCGCAGGGGGTTCTGGGAGCAGAACGGCTACCACGACCGCGGCGACCCGTGGGCCGAGCAGCGCTACCAGGGTGACTGA
- a CDS encoding FAD-binding oxidoreductase — protein sequence MTDAPLPIEEVQAVETAWTTGIVIEKAQPTDDLVQLRVHVQDRIRHRPGQHYLIRLRAPDDYTAQRSYSVASDDDDPLVEFLVERLPDGEVSSHLYDVVEVGDELEVRGPIGRWFTWDTTTPAVVLVGGTGVVPAVAMLRTARRLGRTDLLRVVAVGRSPDHLPYRAELAKAGASLAYTRVSADTRAAGAPTADEVRPLLEGVELAYVCGSARFASYAETLLVDCGMPVEGIRVERFGPTG from the coding sequence GTGACCGACGCGCCGCTGCCGATCGAGGAGGTCCAGGCCGTCGAGACGGCGTGGACCACCGGCATCGTCATCGAGAAGGCCCAGCCCACCGACGACCTCGTGCAGCTGCGTGTGCACGTGCAGGACCGGATCCGGCACCGGCCCGGGCAGCACTACCTGATCCGCCTGCGCGCCCCCGACGACTACACCGCCCAGCGCTCCTACTCGGTCGCCTCCGACGACGACGACCCCCTCGTGGAGTTCCTCGTCGAGCGCCTCCCCGACGGCGAGGTGTCCTCGCACCTCTACGACGTGGTCGAGGTCGGCGACGAGCTCGAGGTCCGCGGCCCGATCGGTCGCTGGTTCACCTGGGACACCACGACCCCCGCCGTCGTGCTCGTCGGCGGCACCGGCGTCGTGCCGGCCGTGGCCATGCTCCGGACCGCGCGGCGGCTCGGGCGCACCGACCTGCTGCGGGTCGTGGCCGTCGGCCGCTCCCCCGACCACTTGCCGTACCGCGCCGAGCTGGCCAAGGCCGGAGCCTCGTTGGCCTACACGCGGGTCTCCGCCGACACGCGCGCCGCTGGTGCGCCGACGGCCGACGAGGTCCGGCCGCTGCTCGAGGGCGTCGAGCTGGCCTACGTGTGCGGCTCGGCGCGGTTCGCGTCGTACGCCGAGACGCTGCTGGTGGACTGTGGGATGCCGGTGGAGGGGATCAGGGTCGAGAGGTTCGGGCCTACGGGGTGA
- a CDS encoding glycosyltransferase gives MALVGFPDDGPRVLSVYEGFFSGGARVLHTAVVRSLDATTAQRHAVLGLTNRSVREGTVQTAEADLSHQRLRAAGVPVEALERETHEPLTPFHLAAVERAAAQADVVLSLKEQPLIALREVERPVVACLHRSDPEHSGAGLEQLVELTERGVVVAAVCCARSTQAAYHAATGIPLDQLPVIPNGTDLRRFRSSPQDRAEVRRDLGVVGDAPVVLLSARFDPMKDVGLFVRSAATFLRRYPDAHAVLCGAGMVATNPALADLLAAAGAPTDRVHLLGIRADMPRLYNGADLVAITSAYGEAAPLSLLEGMACGAVPVTTDVGDAALMVADPRLVIPDRDPDAVARVWEAAFEQREEHTERILRHRQRLSDQRCFDAYAALIRRLAAPQALEVAV, from the coding sequence ATGGCGCTGGTGGGTTTCCCCGACGACGGGCCGCGGGTCCTGTCGGTCTACGAAGGCTTCTTCTCCGGCGGCGCTCGAGTGCTGCACACCGCGGTGGTGCGCAGCCTGGACGCCACGACCGCGCAACGGCACGCGGTGCTGGGGCTGACCAACCGCTCGGTGCGCGAGGGCACGGTGCAGACCGCCGAGGCCGACCTCAGCCACCAGCGGCTCCGCGCGGCCGGCGTACCGGTGGAGGCGCTGGAGCGGGAGACCCACGAGCCGCTGACGCCGTTCCACCTGGCCGCGGTCGAGCGGGCGGCCGCGCAGGCCGACGTCGTGCTCTCGCTCAAGGAGCAGCCGCTCATCGCCCTGCGTGAGGTCGAGCGGCCGGTGGTCGCCTGCCTGCACCGCTCCGACCCCGAGCACTCCGGCGCCGGCCTCGAGCAGCTGGTCGAGCTCACCGAGCGCGGCGTCGTGGTCGCCGCGGTCTGCTGCGCCCGCTCCACCCAGGCGGCGTACCACGCGGCCACCGGCATCCCGCTCGACCAGCTCCCCGTCATCCCCAACGGCACCGACCTGCGCCGCTTCCGCTCCTCGCCGCAGGACCGCGCCGAGGTGCGCCGCGACCTCGGCGTGGTCGGCGACGCCCCCGTCGTGCTGCTCTCGGCACGCTTCGACCCGATGAAGGACGTCGGACTCTTCGTCCGCTCCGCCGCCACCTTCCTGCGCCGCTACCCCGACGCCCACGCCGTGCTCTGCGGCGCCGGCATGGTGGCCACCAACCCCGCGCTGGCCGACCTCCTGGCCGCCGCCGGCGCCCCCACCGACCGCGTGCACCTGCTCGGCATCCGCGCCGACATGCCGAGGCTCTACAACGGCGCCGACCTGGTGGCCATCACCAGCGCCTACGGCGAGGCCGCGCCCCTCTCCCTGCTCGAGGGCATGGCCTGCGGCGCCGTCCCGGTCACCACCGACGTCGGCGACGCCGCGCTCATGGTGGCCGACCCGCGGCTGGTCATCCCCGACCGCGACCCGGACGCGGTCGCACGCGTGTGGGAGGCCGCCTTCGAGCAGCGCGAGGAGCACACCGAGCGGATCCTGCGCCACCGCCAGCGACTCAGCGACCAGCGCTGCTTCGACGCCTACGCCGCCCTGATCCGCCGCCTCGCAGCGCCGCAGGCGCTGGAGGTCGCGGTCTAG
- a CDS encoding MFS transporter: MLGSLRTRFRPPSPLAGRLAGQSLLFALGEGTFMTGSAVFYTQIVGLSAAQVGLGLTIAGVAGFALAWPMGKLVDRFGPKRCWAVSAAGQAALFSLWPFIDGFRGYVAMAMVMAVFESLGGASHGAYTIDVLPPEERVESRAYMYSALNLGFTLGSLLGGIALAFDSNTVLHALPWFVTAAFLVNAAAILRLPNAPHDERTPEERRVRLPGPGPLRNAGWMAGTFFTGVLWTNQVLLNIVIPLWLVERTDAPRVLLAFLFGTNTVMCIFLPMAAARGVRDISTALRAIRLSTVFFVGSCLITLYTHETVGWVTIALVWLGHVTVTGAELYLSAASWSFEAELMDPRRRGEYQGAAELSGTLGRVWAPALYTFLAMSWGEAGWLVIALIAVVATVGLHPSVRRAQAFLVEHGPPAEKASRATGAA; encoded by the coding sequence ATGCTCGGATCGCTGCGCACCCGCTTCCGCCCGCCCTCCCCCCTCGCGGGCCGCCTGGCCGGGCAGTCGCTGCTGTTCGCGCTGGGCGAGGGCACGTTCATGACCGGCTCGGCGGTCTTCTACACCCAGATCGTCGGCCTGAGCGCGGCGCAGGTCGGGCTTGGGCTGACCATCGCGGGCGTGGCCGGCTTCGCGCTGGCCTGGCCGATGGGCAAGCTCGTGGACCGGTTCGGACCCAAGCGCTGCTGGGCGGTGAGCGCGGCCGGTCAGGCCGCCCTGTTCTCGCTGTGGCCGTTCATCGACGGCTTCCGGGGCTACGTCGCCATGGCCATGGTGATGGCGGTCTTCGAGTCCCTGGGCGGGGCGTCGCACGGCGCGTACACCATCGACGTGCTGCCACCGGAGGAGCGCGTGGAGTCGCGGGCCTACATGTACTCCGCGCTCAACCTGGGCTTCACCCTCGGCTCGCTGCTGGGCGGCATCGCGCTGGCCTTCGACTCCAACACGGTGCTGCACGCGCTGCCGTGGTTCGTCACCGCGGCCTTCCTGGTCAACGCCGCGGCGATCCTGCGGCTGCCCAACGCCCCGCACGACGAGCGCACGCCGGAGGAGCGGCGGGTCCGGCTGCCCGGGCCCGGCCCGCTGCGCAACGCCGGGTGGATGGCCGGCACCTTCTTCACCGGCGTGCTCTGGACCAACCAGGTCCTGCTCAACATCGTCATCCCGCTGTGGCTGGTGGAGCGCACCGACGCCCCCCGGGTGCTGCTCGCCTTCCTGTTCGGCACCAACACCGTGATGTGCATCTTCCTGCCGATGGCCGCGGCCCGAGGCGTGCGCGACATCTCGACCGCGCTGCGGGCGATCCGGCTCTCGACGGTGTTCTTCGTGGGCTCCTGCCTCATCACGCTCTACACCCACGAGACCGTGGGCTGGGTGACCATCGCCCTGGTCTGGCTCGGTCACGTGACCGTCACCGGCGCCGAGCTCTACCTGTCCGCGGCCAGCTGGTCCTTCGAGGCCGAGCTGATGGACCCCCGTCGCCGTGGTGAGTACCAAGGCGCCGCCGAGCTCAGCGGCACCCTCGGCCGGGTCTGGGCACCCGCGCTCTACACGTTCCTGGCCATGAGCTGGGGCGAGGCCGGGTGGCTGGTCATCGCGCTCATCGCCGTGGTCGCGACCGTCGGGCTGCACCCGTCGGTACGCCGGGCGCAGGCGTTCCTCGTGGAGCACGGACCACCCGCAGAGAAGGCGTCAAGGGCCACCGGGGCGGCGTAA
- the kdpA gene encoding potassium-transporting ATPase subunit KdpA has product MSETLPALGQIGALVLLLVLTVPLLARYLAHLYTSERHLAPERAAYRVLRVDPDADQHWRSYALSVLGFSLVGVLALYTLGRVQAHLPLSLGFAGLPADGAWNTAVSFVTNTNWQWYSGEAAVGHLFQMSGLTVQNFVSAGVGMAVAAAFARGLARTEHDGRVGNFFADLVRTTVRVLLPISLVTACVLVLFGVVENVAGDSVMTTLTGGHQTLTGGPVASQEAIKQLGTNGGGFYNVNSAHPFENPTPFTDLVSIYLMLLIPFAMAGAFGLIVRDRRQGIAVGGVMALLLSVSIGLLTWAEMAGPGTAPQLAGGAMEGKEVRFGEAASALFAAATTGTSTGAVNAMHDSLTAPGGGVAMFNMMLGEIAPGGVGSGLYGMLMLAVVTVFLAGLMVGRTPEYLGKKISQREIVLVAAYVLTTPFLLLVGIAVAVSVDDGPAGILNGGPHGFSEMLYAVTSAANNNGSAFGGLTSGTPFWNTLLGLLMLFGRFLPIVFVLALAGRFAAARRAPAGAGTLPTHTPLFVLLLSGVALVVVGLTYVPVLILGPIVESLS; this is encoded by the coding sequence GTGAGCGAGACGCTCCCGGCGCTGGGCCAGATCGGCGCCCTCGTCCTGCTCCTCGTGCTGACGGTCCCGCTGCTCGCGCGGTACCTCGCCCACCTCTACACCAGCGAGCGCCACCTGGCGCCCGAGCGCGCGGCGTACCGCGTGCTGCGGGTCGACCCGGACGCCGACCAGCACTGGCGCAGCTACGCGCTGTCGGTGCTCGGCTTCAGCCTGGTCGGCGTCCTGGCGCTCTACACCCTCGGCCGCGTGCAGGCCCACCTGCCGCTGTCGCTCGGCTTCGCCGGGCTGCCCGCGGACGGGGCCTGGAACACCGCGGTCAGCTTCGTGACCAACACCAACTGGCAGTGGTACTCCGGCGAGGCCGCCGTGGGCCACCTGTTCCAGATGAGCGGGCTGACGGTGCAGAACTTCGTCAGCGCGGGAGTCGGCATGGCCGTCGCCGCGGCGTTCGCGCGCGGCCTGGCCCGCACCGAGCACGACGGCCGGGTCGGCAACTTCTTCGCCGACCTGGTGCGCACCACCGTGCGGGTGCTGCTGCCGATCTCCCTGGTCACGGCCTGCGTGCTCGTGCTCTTCGGCGTGGTGGAGAACGTCGCCGGCGACTCGGTCATGACCACGCTCACCGGCGGCCACCAGACGCTGACCGGCGGCCCGGTGGCCAGCCAGGAGGCCATCAAGCAGCTCGGCACCAACGGCGGCGGCTTCTACAACGTCAACTCCGCCCACCCGTTCGAGAACCCGACGCCCTTCACCGACCTGGTCTCGATCTACCTGATGCTGCTCATCCCGTTCGCCATGGCCGGCGCGTTCGGCCTCATCGTGCGCGACCGCCGCCAGGGGATCGCCGTCGGGGGCGTGATGGCCCTGCTCCTGTCTGTCTCGATCGGCCTGCTCACCTGGGCCGAGATGGCTGGACCCGGCACCGCGCCGCAGCTGGCCGGGGGCGCGATGGAGGGCAAGGAGGTCCGCTTCGGCGAGGCCGCGTCCGCGCTGTTCGCCGCCGCCACCACCGGTACGTCGACCGGCGCGGTCAACGCCATGCACGACTCCCTCACCGCCCCCGGCGGCGGGGTGGCCATGTTCAACATGATGCTCGGCGAGATCGCGCCCGGCGGTGTGGGCTCGGGCCTGTACGGCATGCTCATGCTGGCCGTCGTCACCGTGTTCCTCGCCGGTCTCATGGTCGGCCGGACGCCGGAGTACCTCGGCAAGAAGATCAGCCAGCGCGAGATCGTCCTGGTGGCGGCCTACGTCCTCACCACGCCGTTCCTGCTGCTGGTCGGCATCGCGGTCGCGGTGTCCGTCGACGACGGGCCGGCCGGCATCCTCAACGGCGGGCCGCACGGCTTCTCCGAGATGCTGTACGCCGTCACGTCGGCGGCCAACAACAACGGCTCGGCCTTCGGCGGGCTCACCTCGGGCACGCCGTTCTGGAACACGCTGCTCGGGCTGCTGATGCTCTTCGGCCGCTTCCTGCCGATCGTCTTCGTGCTCGCGCTCGCCGGCCGCTTCGCCGCGGCCAGGCGGGCGCCCGCCGGCGCCGGCACCCTGCCGACCCACACGCCGCTCTTCGTCCTGCTCCTGTCCGGCGTCGCGCTCGTCGTCGTCGGCCTCACCTACGTGCCCGTGCTGATCCTCGGGCCGATCGTGGAGTCCCTCTCGTGA
- the kdpB gene encoding potassium-transporting ATPase subunit KdpB, with translation MNLNIDRQVLLGAVTKLDPRQLVREPVMLVVEIGAVVTTVLSVVDPSVLGWMVTVWLWLTVLFATLAESVAEGRGKAQAASLRALQTETTANRRTPGGGIEEVPSTSLRSGDVVVVAAGERIPGDGEVIEGVASVDESAVTGESAPVIRESGGDRSAVTGGTTVLSDQVAVRITSEPGQSFVDRMIALVEGSERQRTPNEIALNVLLSALTVVFVVVCATLWPVADHNGARQPVLVLVALLVCLIPTTIGALLSAIGIAGMDRLVRRNVLAMSGRAVEAAGDVDVLLLDKTGTITLGNRHATELLPVDGVDPDELAQAALLSSLADETPEGRSIVTLVGGEATLPRDAELVEFSATTRMSGVDTGGRQLRKGAGSAVTAWVGHSDPQLDGLVEQVSATGGTPLVVAEARGEERRLLGVIHLKDVVKPGMRERFDELRAMGIRTVMITGDNATTAKAIAGEARVDDFLAEATPEDKLALIREQQTGGRLVAMCGDGTNDAPALAQADVGVAMNTGTVAAKEAGNMVDLDSDPTKLIDIVEIGKQLLITRGALTTFSVANDVAKYFAILPAMFVVAFPDLDVLNVMRLSSPESAIVSAVVFNALVIVALIPLALRGVRYRPSSAAALLRRNILLYGVGGLIAPFVGIKLLDLVVSLIPGL, from the coding sequence GTGAACCTCAACATCGACCGCCAGGTCCTGCTCGGTGCGGTGACCAAGCTCGACCCGCGCCAGCTCGTGCGCGAGCCGGTGATGCTCGTCGTCGAGATCGGCGCCGTGGTCACCACCGTCCTGTCCGTCGTCGACCCGAGTGTGCTCGGCTGGATGGTCACGGTGTGGCTGTGGCTGACCGTGCTCTTCGCGACCCTGGCCGAGTCCGTGGCCGAGGGCCGCGGCAAGGCGCAGGCCGCCAGCCTGCGCGCGCTCCAGACCGAGACGACCGCGAACCGGCGTACGCCGGGCGGCGGCATCGAGGAGGTGCCCAGCACCAGCCTGCGCTCCGGCGACGTCGTCGTGGTCGCGGCGGGCGAGCGGATCCCCGGCGACGGCGAGGTCATCGAGGGCGTCGCCTCGGTCGACGAGTCCGCGGTGACCGGCGAGTCCGCGCCGGTCATCCGGGAGTCCGGCGGTGACCGCAGCGCGGTGACCGGCGGCACGACGGTGCTCTCCGACCAGGTGGCGGTGCGGATCACCAGCGAGCCGGGCCAGTCCTTCGTGGACCGGATGATCGCGCTCGTCGAGGGCTCGGAGCGGCAGCGCACGCCCAACGAGATCGCGCTCAACGTGCTGCTCAGCGCGCTGACCGTCGTGTTCGTCGTGGTCTGCGCGACGCTCTGGCCGGTCGCCGACCACAACGGCGCCCGCCAGCCGGTCCTCGTGCTGGTCGCGCTCCTGGTCTGCCTCATCCCGACCACCATCGGCGCACTCCTGTCGGCCATCGGCATCGCGGGGATGGACCGGCTGGTCCGGCGCAACGTGCTGGCCATGTCCGGACGCGCGGTCGAGGCCGCGGGCGACGTCGACGTGCTGCTGCTGGACAAGACCGGCACCATCACCCTCGGCAACCGGCACGCCACCGAGCTGCTCCCCGTCGACGGGGTCGACCCGGACGAGCTGGCCCAGGCCGCGCTGCTGTCCTCGCTGGCCGACGAGACCCCCGAGGGCCGCAGCATCGTGACCCTGGTGGGCGGCGAGGCGACCCTGCCCCGCGACGCCGAGCTGGTCGAGTTCAGCGCGACCACCCGCATGAGCGGCGTGGACACCGGCGGGCGCCAGCTGCGCAAGGGCGCCGGCTCGGCCGTCACCGCCTGGGTGGGCCACAGCGACCCGCAGCTCGACGGTCTGGTCGAGCAGGTCAGCGCCACCGGCGGCACCCCGCTGGTGGTGGCCGAGGCCCGAGGCGAGGAGAGGCGGCTGCTCGGGGTCATCCACCTCAAGGACGTGGTCAAGCCCGGCATGCGCGAGCGGTTCGACGAGCTGCGCGCCATGGGCATCCGCACGGTGATGATCACCGGCGACAACGCCACGACCGCGAAGGCCATCGCCGGCGAGGCCCGGGTCGACGACTTCCTGGCCGAGGCCACCCCGGAGGACAAGCTCGCGCTCATCCGCGAGCAGCAGACCGGTGGCCGGCTGGTCGCGATGTGCGGCGACGGCACCAACGACGCCCCAGCGCTGGCCCAGGCCGACGTCGGCGTGGCCATGAACACCGGCACGGTCGCGGCCAAGGAGGCCGGCAACATGGTCGACCTCGACTCCGACCCGACCAAGCTCATCGACATCGTCGAGATCGGCAAGCAGCTGCTCATCACCCGCGGCGCGCTCACGACGTTCTCGGTGGCCAACGACGTCGCGAAGTACTTCGCGATCCTGCCGGCGATGTTCGTCGTCGCCTTCCCCGACCTCGACGTCCTCAACGTGATGCGGCTGTCGTCGCCGGAGTCGGCGATCGTGAGCGCGGTCGTGTTCAACGCCCTCGTCATCGTGGCGCTGATCCCGCTCGCCCTGCGCGGCGTGCGCTACCGACCGTCCTCGGCGGCCGCCCTGCTGCGCCGCAACATCCTCCTCTACGGGGTCGGCGGCCTGATCGCGCCGTTCGTCGGCATCAAGCTGCTCGACCTCGTCGTCTCCCTCATCCCTGGACTGTGA
- a CDS encoding potassium-transporting ATPase subunit C yields MTMKTLYDLWRQSLAGLRLLIAATLLLGLAYPAVVYGFGRVAAPWEARGSLVTADGSHTEDPSKAVGSAILGQVVDDDRLFQPRPSAAGDGYDTLSTYGSNLGPEEPALIDAIEQRRAEVAEREGVDPSRVPPDALTASASGLDPDISVAYAELQVPRVAAATGLSEDRVRALVEDHTSGRTWGVLGEPHVNVLTLDIAVLQAAGDRTEDDG; encoded by the coding sequence ATGACCATGAAGACCCTCTACGACCTGTGGCGCCAGAGCCTGGCCGGGCTGAGGCTGCTGATCGCTGCCACCCTGCTCCTCGGGCTCGCCTACCCGGCGGTGGTCTACGGCTTCGGCCGGGTGGCCGCACCCTGGGAGGCCCGCGGCTCGCTGGTGACCGCCGACGGCTCGCACACCGAGGACCCGTCGAAGGCCGTCGGCTCGGCGATCCTCGGCCAGGTCGTCGACGACGACCGGCTGTTCCAGCCGCGACCGTCCGCGGCCGGCGACGGCTACGACACGCTCTCGACGTACGGCTCCAACCTCGGTCCCGAGGAGCCCGCCCTGATCGACGCGATCGAGCAGCGGCGCGCCGAGGTGGCCGAGCGCGAGGGCGTCGACCCGAGCCGGGTGCCGCCCGACGCCCTGACCGCGTCCGCGTCCGGGCTGGACCCGGACATCTCGGTGGCCTACGCCGAGCTGCAGGTGCCGCGGGTCGCGGCCGCCACCGGCCTCTCCGAGGACCGGGTGCGCGCGCTGGTCGAGGACCACACCTCGGGGCGCACCTGGGGCGTGCTCGGGGAGCCGCACGTCAACGTGCTGACGCTGGACATCGCGGTGCTCCAGGCCGCGGGCGACCGGACAGAGGATGATGGGTGA